From one [Ruminococcus] lactaris ATCC 29176 genomic stretch:
- a CDS encoding Fe-S-containing hydro-lyase, with amino-acid sequence MDRHITAPINKETARSLHAGDYVYITGTMYTARDAAHKRMYEILQKGGELPVDWKDQVIYYMGPSPAREGRPIGSAGPTTASRMDKYAPQLLDLGLGAMVGKGKRSQAVIDAIVRNGSVYFAAVGGAGALLSKCITSAEVVAYDDLGTEAIRKLTVENFPAIVVIDSEGNNLYETAIKEYRKVEE; translated from the coding sequence ATGGACAGGCATATTACAGCACCGATCAATAAAGAAACTGCAAGATCATTACATGCAGGAGACTATGTATATATAACAGGGACGATGTATACCGCGAGAGATGCGGCACATAAAAGAATGTATGAGATTCTTCAGAAGGGTGGAGAACTGCCGGTTGACTGGAAGGATCAAGTGATCTATTATATGGGACCATCCCCGGCAAGAGAGGGCAGACCGATCGGATCAGCAGGTCCGACAACAGCAAGCAGAATGGATAAATACGCACCGCAGCTGCTGGATCTTGGACTGGGAGCAATGGTTGGAAAAGGCAAAAGAAGCCAGGCTGTTATCGATGCGATCGTGAGAAATGGTTCAGTATATTTTGCGGCGGTAGGAGGAGCAGGAGCTCTTCTTTCCAAATGTATTACTTCCGCAGAGGTGGTCGCTTATGACGATCTTGGAACAGAGGCAATCAGAAAGCTCACAGTAGAAAACTTTCCGGCGATCGTTGTGATCGACAGTGAGGGAAATAATCTGTATGAAACTGCGATCAAAGAATACAGAAAAGTGGAGGAATAA
- a CDS encoding PqqD family protein, which yields MKIKKGFVLRDVAGRSVVVATGAAAKKFRGMIMLNDTGKEIWIRLQKGMDQEEIIRSMVEDYEVSEEKVTADVQSLIGQMQENGFLEE from the coding sequence ATGAAGATAAAAAAGGGATTTGTATTGCGGGATGTCGCAGGCAGATCCGTTGTAGTTGCTACAGGGGCAGCCGCCAAAAAATTTCGTGGCATGATTATGCTGAATGATACCGGCAAAGAAATTTGGATAAGATTGCAGAAAGGCATGGATCAGGAAGAGATTATCCGCAGCATGGTTGAAGATTATGAAGTCAGTGAGGAAAAGGTCACAGCAGATGTTCAGAGTTTAATCGGACAGATGCAGGAAAATGGTTTTTTAGAAGAATAA
- a CDS encoding N-acetylmuramoyl-L-alanine amidase family protein, with protein MRKKAGALLVMICLGVIILLCWEAGEHLKDKILRSLETAAEARTGKQTVVLDSGHGGSDSGKVGINGAKEKEINLLIAKEIRRLLEKEKIEVIMVREKDEELGKSKVEDLKYRVSLMNEKKPSLAVSIHQNSYHEENVFGAQVFYYKTSTEGEKAAAVIQEALQEVNPENTKKIKANDTYYLLKKTEVPTVIVECGFLSNYAEAEKLVSEDYQKKVAEAVTKGILQYLKDQ; from the coding sequence ATGCGAAAAAAAGCAGGAGCATTACTTGTAATGATTTGCCTTGGCGTGATCATTTTACTGTGTTGGGAGGCGGGAGAGCATCTGAAAGATAAGATTCTCAGAAGTCTTGAAACTGCAGCAGAAGCCCGTACAGGAAAGCAGACAGTAGTCCTTGACAGCGGGCATGGAGGAAGTGATTCCGGGAAAGTCGGGATCAATGGGGCGAAAGAAAAGGAGATTAATCTGCTGATTGCAAAAGAGATCAGAAGATTGCTTGAAAAAGAAAAGATTGAAGTAATTATGGTCCGGGAAAAAGATGAGGAGCTTGGAAAGAGTAAAGTAGAAGATTTGAAATACAGAGTTTCGCTGATGAATGAAAAAAAGCCGTCACTGGCAGTCAGCATTCATCAGAACAGTTATCATGAAGAAAATGTTTTTGGAGCACAGGTTTTTTATTATAAGACTTCAACCGAAGGAGAAAAGGCGGCTGCGGTCATTCAGGAAGCACTTCAGGAAGTGAATCCTGAAAATACGAAAAAAATTAAAGCAAATGATACATACTATCTTTTAAAGAAGACCGAAGTTCCGACGGTGATCGTAGAATGTGGCTTTTTAAGTAATTATGCAGAGGCAGAAAAACTGGTATCAGAAGACTATCAGAAGAAGGTGGCAGAAGCGGTGACAAAAGGCATCCTGCAATATCTGAAAGATCAGTGA
- a CDS encoding L-threonylcarbamoyladenylate synthase, giving the protein METIIRKIDKNNLDPEVIEEAGNILKNGGLVAFPTETVYGLGADALKEEAAKKTYAAKGRPSDNPLIVHIADYEDLKAVAVNIPAKTDALAAHFWPGPLTMIFEKSEIVPYGTTGGLDTVAVRMPSDPVAAAVIRAAGGFVSAPSANTSGRPSPTTAQHVSEDLDGKIDMILDSGSVDIGLESTILDMTVEPPMILRPGAITADMFEEVIGPVSVDETILGSESNKAPKAPGMKYRHYAPKAKLIIAEGDIREEVLAIRQLAYAAHRQGERVGIIATGETLPFYKYGIVKNIGTRENEKTIARNLYRVLREFDDEKVDIIYSESFAMQGIGSAIMNRLEKAAGHLRISASAVVKQQRYRRVIFVSNTDSYIGPMAAELLRNKELEQEYVVDCSGLVVLFPEPVNPKAEAIMKSAGMTLEGHVAKQFDSESLQPDTLILTVDESTKKKMISEYENTENVYTLSEFAGEGEEIPDPYGKPLTAYGECFEVLKRLIDQLEEKLNSFAKGEE; this is encoded by the coding sequence ATGGAAACGATAATAAGAAAAATAGATAAAAATAATCTTGATCCTGAAGTAATCGAAGAGGCAGGAAATATTCTGAAGAATGGCGGGCTTGTAGCATTTCCGACGGAGACAGTCTACGGACTGGGAGCGGATGCGTTGAAGGAGGAGGCAGCGAAGAAGACTTATGCTGCAAAAGGCCGTCCATCGGATAATCCGCTGATCGTGCATATTGCGGATTATGAAGATCTGAAGGCAGTTGCGGTGAATATCCCGGCGAAGACGGATGCCCTGGCAGCTCATTTCTGGCCTGGTCCACTGACGATGATCTTTGAGAAGAGTGAGATTGTACCGTACGGAACGACAGGCGGACTGGATACCGTTGCAGTCAGGATGCCGAGTGATCCGGTGGCAGCGGCTGTGATCCGGGCAGCAGGTGGATTCGTATCTGCACCAAGTGCCAATACATCAGGAAGACCGAGTCCCACAACAGCACAGCATGTCAGTGAAGATCTGGACGGAAAGATCGATATGATTCTTGACAGTGGAAGTGTGGATATCGGTCTGGAATCAACGATTCTTGATATGACTGTAGAACCGCCGATGATCCTGCGTCCGGGGGCAATCACTGCGGATATGTTTGAAGAAGTGATCGGCCCGGTCAGTGTGGATGAGACAATCCTTGGAAGTGAGAGCAACAAAGCTCCGAAAGCACCGGGGATGAAATATCGTCATTATGCTCCGAAGGCAAAGCTGATCATTGCCGAGGGGGACATCCGGGAGGAAGTTCTTGCAATCCGTCAGCTTGCATATGCCGCACATCGCCAAGGCGAGCGGGTTGGAATTATTGCAACCGGGGAGACACTTCCATTTTATAAGTATGGAATTGTAAAGAATATCGGGACCCGAGAGAATGAGAAGACCATTGCAAGGAATCTGTACCGGGTTTTGAGAGAATTTGATGACGAAAAGGTTGACATTATCTACAGTGAATCCTTTGCCATGCAGGGGATTGGAAGTGCGATCATGAACCGTCTGGAAAAGGCGGCGGGACATTTAAGAATCAGTGCATCTGCAGTAGTAAAGCAGCAGAGATACCGGAGAGTTATTTTCGTAAGTAATACAGATTCTTATATCGGACCGATGGCAGCGGAGCTTTTGAGGAACAAAGAGCTGGAACAGGAGTATGTGGTTGATTGCAGCGGACTTGTGGTTTTGTTCCCTGAACCGGTGAATCCAAAGGCAGAAGCAATCATGAAGAGTGCAGGCATGACGCTGGAAGGTCATGTGGCGAAGCAGTTTGACAGTGAGAGTCTGCAGCCGGATACACTGATTCTGACAGTAGATGAGAGTACAAAGAAAAAGATGATTTCAGAGTATGAAAACACAGAGAACGTATATACGTTAAGTGAATTTGCAGGAGAGGGAGAAGAGATTCCAGATCCTTATGGAAAGCCGCTTACTGCATACGGTGAGTGCTTTGAAGTCCTGAAGAGACTCATAGATCAATTAGAAGAAAAATTAAATTCATTTGCAAAAGGAGAAGAATAA
- a CDS encoding deoxycytidylate deaminase: MSDKRTDYLSWDEYFMGVAMLSGMRSKDPNTQVGCCIVSQDNKILSMGYNGLPIGCSDDEFPWAREGEDPLDTKYVYTTHSELNAILNYSGGSLAGAKLYVSLFPCNECAKAIIQSGIKEVIYDCDKYAHTPAVMASKRMMDAAGVRYHQYHRTNRKIEIEL; this comes from the coding sequence ATGTCTGATAAGAGAACAGATTATTTATCATGGGATGAATATTTTATGGGTGTTGCGATGCTTTCGGGAATGCGTTCAAAAGATCCGAATACGCAGGTGGGATGCTGTATTGTCAGTCAGGATAATAAGATTTTGTCCATGGGCTACAACGGACTGCCGATCGGCTGTTCAGATGACGAGTTCCCATGGGCGAGAGAAGGAGAAGATCCGCTGGATACAAAGTATGTTTATACGACGCACAGCGAGCTGAATGCAATTTTGAACTACAGTGGCGGCAGTCTTGCGGGAGCGAAACTTTACGTGTCTCTTTTCCCGTGCAACGAATGTGCAAAAGCTATCATACAGTCAGGGATCAAAGAGGTGATCTATGACTGTGATAAGTACGCACATACTCCGGCGGTTATGGCATCAAAAAGAATGATGGATGCAGCAGGGGTCAGATACCATCAGTATCATCGCACGAACAGAAAGATTGAGATTGAATTGTAA
- a CDS encoding lysophospholipid acyltransferase family protein — MKRILLMVFRNLWFVPWAWCKLCYRASHTDKYTEEEQYSFIRWVDLHANKGGNVKIDVHGSENIPAENGFMFFPNHQGLYDVLAMIEACPRPFSVVAKKEVGNIPFLKQVFSCLKAFLLDREDVRQAMKVIIDVSKEVEKGRNYLIFPEGTRSKNGNKIGTFKGGSFKAATKAKCPIVPVALINSFVPFDRNTIRPVTVQVHFLKPLEYEDYKEMKTTEIAALVEKQIQETIDANVGE; from the coding sequence ATGAAGAGAATCCTTTTGATGGTATTCAGAAATCTCTGGTTTGTTCCATGGGCATGGTGTAAGCTGTGCTATCGGGCGTCTCATACAGATAAATATACAGAAGAAGAACAATATTCATTTATCCGGTGGGTAGATCTGCATGCAAATAAAGGCGGAAATGTAAAAATAGATGTGCATGGAAGTGAAAATATACCGGCAGAGAATGGTTTTATGTTTTTCCCAAACCATCAGGGTCTGTATGATGTGTTGGCGATGATAGAAGCGTGTCCACGGCCATTTTCAGTCGTGGCTAAAAAAGAAGTGGGAAATATTCCATTTTTAAAGCAGGTCTTTTCGTGTCTTAAGGCATTCCTGCTGGACAGAGAAGATGTGCGTCAGGCGATGAAAGTGATCATAGATGTATCGAAAGAAGTTGAAAAAGGAAGAAACTACCTGATTTTCCCGGAAGGTACACGTTCTAAAAATGGAAATAAGATCGGTACATTTAAAGGTGGAAGTTTTAAAGCTGCAACAAAGGCAAAATGCCCGATCGTTCCGGTGGCACTGATTAATTCTTTCGTGCCATTTGACCGGAATACGATCCGCCCTGTAACAGTACAGGTACATTTCCTTAAGCCGTTGGAATATGAAGATTACAAAGAGATGAAGACAACCGAGATTGCGGCACTGGTAGAAAAGCAGATCCAGGAAACGATCGATGCGAATGTAGGAGAATAA
- the upp gene encoding uracil phosphoribosyltransferase: MAKVHVMDHPLIAHKISYIRSEEVGTKEFREMIGEIAQLMCYEATRDLKLEDVQIKTPICEMTGKSLAGKKLAIVPILRAGLGMVDGFLTLIPAAKVGHIGLYRDPETLEPVEYYCKLPADCEEREVFVVDPMLATGGSSVAAIQMLKDKGVKHIRFVCIIAAPEGVERMKKEHPDVDLYIGSLDEKLNDHGYIVPGLGDAGDRIFGTK; encoded by the coding sequence ATGGCAAAAGTACATGTAATGGATCACCCGTTGATCGCGCACAAAATCAGTTATATCCGCAGCGAGGAAGTTGGAACGAAAGAATTTCGCGAGATGATCGGAGAGATTGCACAGTTGATGTGTTATGAGGCAACCAGAGATCTGAAACTTGAAGATGTTCAGATCAAGACCCCGATCTGTGAGATGACAGGAAAGTCTCTTGCAGGAAAGAAACTGGCGATCGTGCCGATCCTTCGTGCAGGACTTGGAATGGTTGACGGATTCCTGACACTGATTCCGGCAGCAAAGGTAGGTCATATCGGACTTTATCGTGATCCGGAGACACTTGAACCGGTAGAGTATTACTGCAAATTACCGGCAGACTGTGAAGAGAGGGAAGTTTTCGTAGTAGATCCGATGCTTGCAACAGGCGGTTCCAGTGTGGCAGCGATTCAGATGCTGAAAGATAAAGGCGTAAAGCATATCCGTTTTGTATGCATTATCGCAGCACCGGAAGGTGTTGAGCGTATGAAAAAAGAGCATCCTGATGTAGATCTCTATATCGGTTCTCTGGATGAGAAACTGAACGATCATGGTTATATCGTACCGGGACTTGGTGATGCCGGAGACCGTATCTTCGGTACAAAATAA
- a CDS encoding S24/S26 family peptidase: MEIQKSDKEQEKLNIEKVLEEKGYLMTAPFGTSMLPFIRPQRDIIVVRKYQGEAKCRDVILYRRVGGKLVLHRILEVGADSYVLCGDNQYIKEYGVKKEQVLGVLEGVYRDEKYIDCKKGRGYKVYVRLWCKSLLMRRIILKVKWTFIRGGSFLQKNIKRD, encoded by the coding sequence ATGGAAATACAAAAATCGGATAAAGAACAGGAAAAGCTGAATATAGAAAAAGTCTTGGAAGAAAAAGGTTATTTAATGACAGCACCTTTTGGGACAAGTATGCTCCCGTTCATAAGACCACAGAGAGATATTATCGTCGTGAGAAAGTACCAGGGAGAAGCAAAATGCCGGGATGTTATTTTATACCGGAGAGTGGGCGGCAAATTAGTTCTTCACCGTATTCTGGAAGTCGGTGCCGACAGTTATGTACTTTGTGGTGATAACCAGTATATAAAAGAATATGGCGTAAAAAAAGAGCAGGTATTAGGAGTATTGGAGGGAGTTTACAGAGATGAAAAATATATCGACTGTAAGAAAGGCAGGGGGTATAAAGTGTATGTGAGATTGTGGTGCAAGTCGTTGCTTATGAGAAGAATTATATTAAAAGTAAAGTGGACATTTATAAGGGGAGGATCCTTTTTACAAAAAAATATAAAAAGGGATTGA
- a CDS encoding fumarate hydratase, translating to MIRTVQLSEITENIKEMCIEANHFLSPDMAEAMKQAQQNEKSPLGKQILGQLQENLEIAAQDRIPICQDTGMAVVFLEIGQEVHFEGGSLEEAVNEGVRQGYVEGYLRKSVVGDPLIRENTKDNTPAVLHIRIVEGDRVKIKVAPKGFGSENMSRVFMLKPAEGIEGVKDAVLTAVKDAGPNACPPMVVGVGIGGTFEKCALMAKEALTREAGSHSEIPYVKDLEEELLEKINGLGIGPGGLGGTTTAMAVNINTYPTHIAGLPVAVNICCHVNRHAIRTI from the coding sequence ATGATTCGGACAGTACAGTTATCAGAAATTACAGAAAATATCAAAGAAATGTGCATTGAAGCAAATCATTTTCTGTCACCGGATATGGCAGAAGCAATGAAGCAGGCACAGCAGAACGAAAAGTCACCGCTTGGAAAGCAGATCCTTGGACAGCTTCAGGAAAATCTTGAGATAGCCGCACAGGATAGGATCCCGATCTGTCAGGATACAGGAATGGCAGTTGTCTTTCTGGAGATCGGACAGGAGGTACACTTTGAAGGCGGCAGCCTGGAAGAAGCAGTAAATGAAGGTGTACGGCAGGGATATGTGGAAGGATATCTCCGTAAATCCGTTGTAGGGGATCCATTGATCCGCGAAAACACAAAAGATAATACTCCTGCGGTTCTTCATATCAGGATCGTGGAAGGTGACCGGGTGAAGATCAAGGTTGCACCGAAAGGGTTCGGCAGTGAAAATATGAGCCGTGTATTTATGCTGAAGCCGGCAGAGGGAATCGAAGGCGTGAAAGATGCAGTTCTGACGGCGGTGAAAGATGCAGGACCGAATGCCTGTCCGCCGATGGTAGTCGGTGTTGGGATCGGAGGCACATTTGAAAAATGTGCATTGATGGCAAAAGAAGCACTGACAAGAGAGGCAGGAAGTCATTCGGAGATACCTTATGTGAAAGATCTGGAGGAAGAGCTGCTTGAAAAGATCAACGGTCTTGGAATCGGACCGGGAGGTCTTGGCGGCACAACGACAGCAATGGCAGTGAATATCAATACTTATCCGACTCATATTGCAGGACTTCCTGTTGCGGTAAATATATGCTGCCATGTCAATCGTCATGCAATAAGAACAATATAA
- a CDS encoding glycosyl hydrolase family 18 protein, whose product MNERKRHRRKGRRRRRRSPGIALIISIVLVIIIAVAGIFVVWKRYGPSNERADLEQYYGLDSKDEIAVVIDDEVIRSEDLAQDKAEGLKVISAKVYDSEYYIEASVVRDKINERFYWDSNEQILLYTLPSGNVSVVADTNEYTEVNEQKSVDYTILKMEGDKVYIALPFIQTYTNMEYKVYQDPNRIVITTDWGEKETAVVKGDTQIRYQGGVKSPVLTDVKKNDKVTVLEDEDDWQKVATADGFIGYLKSSKLKDQKKEKTSRDFAEPEYTSISKDYKINMAWHNVTNVSANQSIQSMLATTKGLTTIAPTWFSLADTEGNITSIADTDYVQYAKQAGLEVWAVLRDFHGGINSYDETYEVLSYSSKRAKVIDQVIAAALQSQVDGINLDFELISSKCGVHYIQFVRELSVKCRENNLVLSVDNYVPKPYNTQYDLKEQAAVADYVFIMAYDEHTDGSNEAGSVASISYLENGVTDALKLVPKEKLVAAIPFFTRLWKETPKTEEELAAEAGTEAADYPNSVSSQALGMDEAAQAVQNAGVTAQWDDETKQNYAKWEADGSTYRIWLEDMQSLEEKMTVIRQNELAGVAEWSLGRENSGVWDLILQYLN is encoded by the coding sequence ATGAACGAAAGAAAAAGGCATAGAAGAAAAGGCAGAAGAAGACGGAGAAGATCACCGGGGATCGCCTTGATCATTTCCATCGTACTTGTCATTATCATAGCAGTAGCAGGAATTTTTGTTGTCTGGAAGAGATATGGTCCATCGAATGAAAGGGCTGATCTGGAACAATATTATGGCCTGGACAGCAAAGATGAGATCGCAGTAGTGATTGATGATGAAGTGATACGAAGCGAAGATCTGGCACAGGATAAAGCGGAAGGATTAAAAGTAATTTCGGCAAAGGTCTATGACAGTGAATATTATATTGAAGCTTCTGTTGTAAGAGATAAGATTAATGAGCGTTTTTACTGGGATTCAAATGAACAGATTCTTTTATATACACTGCCGTCAGGGAATGTTTCTGTCGTGGCAGATACGAATGAATATACTGAGGTCAATGAACAGAAAAGTGTAGATTATACCATTCTGAAAATGGAGGGCGACAAAGTTTATATTGCACTTCCATTTATACAGACGTATACCAATATGGAGTACAAAGTATATCAGGATCCGAACAGGATCGTGATCACGACAGACTGGGGTGAAAAAGAGACCGCAGTTGTAAAAGGTGATACACAGATCCGTTATCAGGGCGGAGTGAAAAGTCCTGTTCTCACCGATGTAAAAAAGAACGACAAGGTTACAGTTCTGGAAGATGAGGATGACTGGCAGAAAGTAGCTACAGCAGATGGATTTATCGGTTATCTGAAAAGCAGTAAGCTGAAAGACCAGAAGAAAGAAAAAACTTCCAGAGATTTTGCGGAGCCGGAATATACAAGTATTTCAAAAGATTATAAGATCAATATGGCATGGCATAATGTTACGAATGTCAGTGCCAACCAGAGCATTCAGAGTATGCTCGCTACTACAAAAGGACTGACTACGATTGCACCGACCTGGTTCAGTCTTGCAGATACTGAAGGAAATATCACATCCATTGCAGACACAGACTATGTTCAGTATGCAAAGCAGGCAGGACTGGAAGTGTGGGCGGTACTCCGGGATTTCCATGGAGGTATTAATTCATATGATGAGACTTATGAAGTATTAAGTTACAGTTCAAAAAGAGCAAAAGTGATCGATCAGGTGATCGCGGCTGCATTGCAGAGTCAGGTAGATGGAATCAACCTGGATTTTGAACTGATCTCGTCAAAGTGTGGAGTGCATTATATTCAGTTTGTGAGAGAGCTGTCAGTAAAGTGCAGAGAGAACAACCTGGTATTATCAGTAGACAACTATGTTCCGAAGCCCTACAATACGCAGTACGATCTGAAAGAGCAGGCAGCGGTAGCGGATTATGTGTTCATCATGGCATATGATGAGCATACAGACGGCTCTAATGAAGCCGGATCTGTTGCATCTATCAGTTACCTGGAAAACGGTGTGACAGATGCACTGAAGCTTGTCCCGAAAGAAAAGCTGGTTGCTGCAATCCCGTTTTTTACAAGACTTTGGAAAGAAACTCCAAAGACGGAAGAAGAGTTGGCTGCAGAAGCAGGAACAGAGGCAGCAGATTATCCGAACAGTGTAAGCAGTCAGGCACTTGGTATGGATGAAGCTGCACAGGCGGTTCAGAATGCAGGTGTGACAGCACAATGGGATGATGAGACGAAGCAGAATTATGCAAAGTGGGAAGCAGATGGAAGTACCTACAGGATCTGGCTGGAAGATATGCAGTCATTGGAAGAAAAGATGACAGTAATCCGACAGAACGAACTGGCAGGAGTTGCAGAGTGGAGTCTTGGAAGAGAAAATAGCGGCGTATGGGATCTGATTCTCCAATATTTGAATTAA